The Rhizoctonia solani chromosome 13, complete sequence nucleotide sequence catcttggcgcggcatctcggcataataagcgccgagatcacgtgatcgaaaaacaaaaggtatccagtccgtaaaaaatactacaaatatcagaaaaatcgtgcgagtccaatggtatatgttaggaggttataacactgCGGATCATAGCGTCGGGTGGCATGTGGTTCGTCATTGAATGGTCGTGAGAGGGGGATGTAGTTTGTATTTGGGTGTGGCCCATGTCTGGCACGTACGCCGTGAATCTTACAGGCTTGACAGGGCAGTTTGCCATTGGGACCTTTCATCTCCATCATTTTGGCAACTGCAGGCATATCACCAAACGCAGCAATGAGGTAGGCACGGAGCACAAAGGGATGACGATTGGCTGCATTAAATGCTGGCACTCCACGTGCAAGTTCCTCAAGCTCATCGATGAAAGGCTCGAGGAATGTGTCAAGTTCCTTTGGGGTCCGTGGGCCGGGAATCACGCCAAGACACAAAATGTTCTCAAGACGCGTTCGAATTGAGGGTGGGAGGTTATAATTGATAATGATTAGTGGCCAGCATTGCTGCTTCCGCGTCTTGAAGGGGCCTACGCCATCAGTAGAGAGCCCAAGGGCCATGTTGGTATTGCTTGAGAAGAATCGATGACCCAGTCGTGTACCACCCAAATATACAAACTCCTGAAGGAGTTGAAGGTAATAGCGGCCATCAAAGATGTCAGAGAGGGTGTTGGGTTTGGGCCGCCGCCGCGATCGATATTGGAGCAACTCGGCCATAGGAGGGCTGCGGAAAAGGTTTATCAGACGTGGGATAAGGGGGAGGTAGTGGAAAGTTTGCCGCGGGACACGGCGAACAGGGTTCTTGCGGTGTGCTGTGTACCGTGCTTCACCACACCATGGGCACAACTCAAGCCGCTGGTATACACCAGTGTATGCGATGCATGAGTTGATGCAGCAGTGGATTGCCCTCGCACCAAAGGCTGATATCTTGTCTATCTGCCTCTGAAGCTTGGGTTCCATGGGCAAGTTGGCGAGGTGGTCGGGGAAAGCGCGCGGCAGTTTGCTGTACGCGCGCCCACTGATGTCGGTATCAACCTTGTAGTTGAATGCCTGGACCGTCAGTCGGTGGTAATCTGGTAGCCGTAAACCTGAATTGGATTTATTAGCATTAATATCGAAGAAAAAATCAATTACTTACCCCCTTTGCGTAACAACTCCTCCTGTACAATTAACTCGTAGTAGTCGTGTGGCGCAATGCCGTGCATCCAAGGTAAGGCGGCCAGTGggtcctcctcctcctcctcctcctcctcctcagcgGGGTTGTATGGGGCAAATCGAGGGGACTGCTCTCGACTGGAGGGCCCAGGGCCAGCCCCAGGGGTGACGAATCGGAAGTTGGGGTCAAACCCAGGTTCTCCCATTGCGTGATCAACAACGGGCAGTGCAGGTGATTGAAGGAGTTCGCAAAATGCAGGGGGAGGCGGGACATTGGGAGGGTGTCGTCGGTTAAAGTGTGGCAATGGGCAATGTGGTGGTGGGGAGCGGGCAACCAACCCAAGTCGTCGTAGCCTGGTGAGTGTTGCCTCGGCCGCGGTGCGAAGTTTCGAGGCCCTTCTCCGAAGAGATGGGCAACCATACTTTTGGTGTCGCCAATAGGTCTTGGGCGCCCGCATTTCGTGACATTCGGGGCACCTCCATCGAGTCCCAGCCATTGTACTGAGCAGAGTCAGTTGCAAGAACACGACGATACAAAAAAAGGACTTACAAGAGCAAAAAGAAAATGTAAACTTGTGTTAATCCAACGAGGATAGTGAAAACAAACCGCAAAGAGTGTGTTCAAAGTTGGTTGAGCAATCTATAACTACAACGTACATTGTGAGAACTTATACCGCAAGAAATAAACCAGAAACTTACCTACTGGCCACATTACGCGGCTTTTGTGGCGTGAAGGTGCTGTGCATCAAATTGGGGAATAAGCGAATAGACCCAGAAATTACGCGAGTGCGGAGGCGTGTGCGCCCCACAACCGCAACTACGGGACCACCGGACAACAAAAATAGTTAGTGACCTACTTTCAATAAACCGCAAAAGGCTACGTACCTCATCGACTTcagtttccttggctttgctTCTCCATCCACGCAAACAACAGAAAATGCCAATAATATAACGGCGGCAAGGGGACGGGTTTAACGTGCAAGCAGCAAGCCAAAAACACACGCGTCGCAGTTAAGTAAACAACGGATAGAAACATAACAAGCAGAATATAAGTGAGCAACTTAAGTAGGGGGTATTGGGCATGTCGGTGACTGAGAGAAGGAGCCTGTTTGATTGGTGTCGATCAGGTTGAAGATCGCAAAGCATTGATATGACAAATAAGAGACACGTACCTAATATAGATACATATTAAGCCCAAAAAGTAAATAACCAAGGAGAAACGTACTGATTGGTAATTGGCTGTGTATGGCGCGGCTGACCGGGGCAAGGTGAACACCGGTGGAGCTCCGAGTCGGATAAGGATGAAACACAATTACCAAGTGAGCATAAGTAGAATTCGCAAGCGAAATCCTAGTaagccaccaccaccacaatGCCTCGGTCTCGAGGTATTTATACAGCCCCTTTTTGGCCGCCCAACGCCTTTGCACATCAAGTCCCTCTTGATCTGAACCCCCGGTAGCCAGCACTACGCGAACGAAAAACTGCTAATAATTTGATTATTTTACAACTACACTCGGCAACCCGACCTCCTACCCTTGACTATTTTGACTATCCCTCCAACTCCAATGGCTCCATCTCCATGGaagggcaagggcagggCCTCCAACAACCAGGATTCGCGCCGTCGAGCCCTAGAACGCTCGATCGCGAGACACAACGTCAAGAGGGCGCGCCGCGCTGAGCAGCGTACCACCCGTAACGCCCCAGACCCCTTCGACACTCTCCAGGCCATTGATTGGCCACCTTCTGACGACAACGgagacgatgacgatgacgagaCCGGCAACAACGCTGGTTTGGGTTCTCGGGAGCCATCTGAGAACGATTGGGCTGCCATGTGTCGTGCGTATATCTAATATATATTCACGCCAGACCAATAGATTACGCTGCTAATTAATTATTAGGTGCCAATGAGGCAATGTCTCAAGAACTCGCGCATTTGCGAGCAATTTTTGGACGTAATGACCAGCTTACCCACGGTGCCACCCCGGGAGCGTCTGGTTCGCGCTCTCGAAGTAGCGTTCCTCGTCCCTCCAGCGCTGCTCCTGTTTCCCTTGGGGAACCTGCCCTCGACTATCCCCCCACTTGCCCGCCATCGCATACTCACCCATCGCCTTCTGACGACCCAGCTCCCCGCCGTTTTGTGCCGCTCCCGAAGTCTAAGACCAGTGCGAACATTGGCGACATACAAAACGATGCCGGACTCGGTGGCAACCTGGCTCGTTGGCTGGAGATAAGCGTAAGTGTGGAAGATGTGTCTTCCCCCGGTTCAATATACTATTTACTCTCTTTAAACTTATAGAACATCATACGTGAGCTTATGACGCGGGTTGGGTTAGACTATGGTAACTCGTGGTCGAATCaggacaagaccaagcttGGTATCTTGTACGCATTGGTACGTGTTATATTCATTACGTGAAAACTTGACCCTATGGTTGACTGGGGGTCAGATTCTCAAGGAGGCTCCCGAGCTCGGAGTCTTTCAAAACGGGTGGGGCACCGAGTGGCTCGTCCAGGCAAAGTTCAACAACCATTGATGCTACAAGACGAAACGCATGAAGCAGAGACACTCGAATGTCAAAGGTAGGTCAATTGAATGACACATTCACATTGATTACTAAATATCGCCTCCATTTGGTGCACAAGCGGAGGACAGTGCTCAAGGTCATggtccccctccacctccacctttggAGACTCCGTCTCCACAGCTGACCCTGAAGTCACCCCCACCGCCCTCTCCCCTCTTCCTTGCAGCATCCCCCCTGCGAGAACCAACCCCTCTGCCTCAACCAGAGCCAGGGCCAGAGCATGAGGCGccccaacctcaaaaccctcCCCAGCAATCGCCCCCGCCACCAGCTTCCCCTCGGCTCCAGCGTGAACACCCCCCGGAGCTACCTACACTCCGGCTCTTGCACCCGCCTCCCGACTCGGAGCCTATCCATCCCCCCGCAGACCAGCCCCCAACCTCCCGGCGTCGTGGGCCTCGCGCTTGCCGTTTGTGCGGCGATCCCAGCACCTCGCGCTCGCGGTACAACCTACGCACTCGCGGTGCTGCAGCAGCGGCTGCTGAGGCCCAAACAGTTGCGGCAATCGAGGAGAACCAGCGGCAAGCGGGTGGAACCTTGGGGAGTAAGAAGCGCTCCTGTAGAAGCGAATCGCCACTGCGCCTGCTGGAGGAGTCTGACGACGGCGGGCGATTGAGCGATGAGGACTACTGAGGTGAGTTTTTGATAATAATATTCTATTTCTGGCACGTCCTACCTGCTGAATCCCGGATTTTGCATGCATAGGGTTTTTCTAGACGTTTCCTTGTttctttgttttttttttttttttcctttATATATTACCCAAGATTCGTGATAATTGTAACCCTGCATGTAGTGCCGAATTTACGCATGAATTAGCCTGAAATATCTTACATTGTTGCTCATTTCAGTACGTTTTAGTGACCCGTTCAGTGGCGCAATCAGTACCATCCTTTCTGAATATCAGCACGAAAGGTTTTGATTCGAGCGTATGTTTAGTATGATCCCTAAATTAAGCACGCACCGTTTCAGCAAGATTCCACCTAAAATTCAGTACCTAAAAATTGCGCCCAGATTACGCGACCTCACTTTCAGTACGTATCGTACAATGAATTAACAATAATTGTGGGACAATCCACTGGAAATCAGCATAGAAAATTGCACGAAACAACCTAAAAACATCATCCTTAATATCAGGACGAACTGACCTCAATGTGAATTTCTGCACGTCAGTTCAAAAACGTGCTGAAAACTCGAAGCATACTTAAAACACGAATGACCTGAAAATCGGAAAACGTACTGAAACAGGGCAAAGTAAAAACGGGTGAAAGTAAGGACGAACGATTATTAAACAGCATTTATTATACATCTAAATTCAGTATCATACAGTGTGATTCCGGCGTCCCAGTTTTCAGGATCTCGACCTCATACAGAGTACAATGTTCCGAAAGAATGCTCTTCCTCATAACGGGGCTCTGCTGGCGCTAGCCATGGTGGGCTGCTCAGCTAGCGCAGCAGGGCGCTGGACCCGGACCCCTTGACTCGAGAAACTTGACTTCGGAGGGCTTTGCAGCTGCTATTCGAGCTGCTCTATCCCCGGATACCATTGAAGCGGCACAAAGAATTAGTGAAATGATAAATAAAGAGGCAAGTCTAGGGTAATCGATCATAGTTTATGTGAGCGCGGTTTAACTTGGCGCTCAGGATGGGGCCAAAAACGGAGTGGAATCATTTCACAAGCATCTACCGTTACTCAACATGCGGTAGGCCAAGTTAACTATGTTCTTGGAATATTCCGCAGACTGACCATGCGTATGAAGGTGTGATCTTGACCCCAAACGAACCGCAGTTTGGTATAGCCCAATACATAAATTACGATTGAGTGCATTTTCTGCTCAAGTATTGGCAGACCGGGGAGAAATCGATATGAATAAATTGAAATTATACAGTAAGTCGGGGGGCGAGTGGCGTTGTGATTCGGTACTGACTGGTTGTGAAGGATCCCGCGAATATAAGACGCATGCATCGGCCACAGACCCTATTAGCGGCACTGCACTTCCACTTCTCAGAGTTGTCAATGGTTTTGTTCATGGGGTGGTAAAAATAGGATCCAGTAGGCCTGATAAAGGGGTTGCAAAGATGGTTACTTCAACCGTTGGAGGTAAGTGAATAATGCTTCGAGAGAAACGCATAAACGTCTTCATTGTCTCTACTATAATAGGAGTCCAAACGGTTCTTCAAGGTGTAACAGAGGGGCTTACCAATGTTCCTAAGCTTTATGGGAGTGAAGTTCGCGAAACTAAACCAGTGACTGGATTCGCCTCTGGTATCGTGGAGGGTGGTAAGGTGAGTAACTCGAGCTTGGCTAGGCTCCGCATAACCTCTGAGATATTCAATAGGGCTTCGCCTATGGACTTTATGATGGAATTACTGGTTTAGTAAATGAACCGGTGAGGggtttcaaggaaaaggtcaGATTTTAGCTATATAAACAAGCGTTCATCTATAGCCAACGAGATGATTATATAGGGTGCTTTGGGTGCTGCCATCGGAGTTGGCACTGGGGGTAAGTTTACATGGTCTAGTGCAACCTACACCATTAACTTTATTTAACTTTCAAGTACTAAGCTTCTACATGAAACCTGCTGCTGGGTTTCTCCAATTTTTTTCCATGCCGATGGAAGGCGGGGTCAAAGATATCCGCACTCTGTTCACCAAAGGTATAAGCCAGGAAAGAATAGCGACAAGACGTGCCGAAGGCGTTCTTGTTGTAAAACAATCGAGTCAAGAAGAGCAAGATTCGATTATCCGAGCGTTCGCTGAACACAAGGACAAAACACTGCGCGATaggaaaggaaaaggaaggTTACAGTAATTTCATAACAGATATTTATATACAATCTTCTTTGATACTCTTGTTTCGAGGACTATGCATTGATCGATATGTttaatatatgcgcataatGTTATTATTGAATTCGTACTAGAATGGCTCCGTCACATGGTTCGCGATCGATGACACATCCAAATGACAACTTTGATTTCAAACCAGTCATATAGGTCACTGATTTTGCACTGCGGCTGTCCCCCGGCTTTCGTGATGCGCGCGTTGCGCGTCTTTTAAGCATTCCTAGCCTCTATTCACCACGCTAAATTTGGACACAGTAGTTCTAAAATGACATTAAATAGCCGCTCTGCCTGACGGGATTGGGTACTTGGACGTTCCCCTCGCATACCATGATTCTCATCGACAACAAAACCGATTCGACTGAAATCCAACCTCAAACAGAATCACTATCACAGTCCGATTCCTATGCCGATGGATCTGAACCAGCTGCTTCCTCAGTGATACTAGATATTCCCGCCTCCGATAGTCACGAATATCTGCCAGAAGCTGCTATGCGACCGCCACCAAATTATTCTCCAACTGCCGTAAGTCCTGGGGGGAGCGCAAGAATGTTTGTTACCAATGGAAGACCAGGTTCGGTTATAGACTTGATAGATTCTTCTGCCTCTGGTATTTGTAAGTCGAGAAATAGCTCCCCTTGGTTATTCAGAGGGATGTTAATCTATCCCAGCTTATCCAACAGAAAAAGCCCGTCTTCCCGAGTATAGTGAGACTGTTGTGACGGAAGCTACGATTCGAAGCGATGGGCGCATTCAAGCTTCGTTTGCATCGTCTCAAGGGTTCCCAGAGGGATATGCACCTCCAATATATGAGCCTGCTCTTGAAAAGGACGGGAGCCTTAATACCCCTTCAATGAATATCAATATCATGATTGTCGGAAGTAGGGGTACGATCTGGCTTCAGTATTCCATGATTATTACCGCTAATATGATAATGCAAAGGTGACGTCCAGCCATGCGTTGCGCTTGGCCAACAACTCCAAGAATACGGTCATATAGTTCGGATCTCTACACATGAGATGTTCCGTTCGCTTGTTAAACACGCCGGACTTAGATTTTTCAGTATTGGAGGGGACCCAAGCAACCTTAGCGAATACATGTTTCTCAACGCTGGGCCTGTTTCAAAATCGGATAATATCAAGAAAGGTGACGTTGAAAAGAACCAAAGTATGATATCTGAGGTATGGATTTTTTACATATCAGCCTATTATATAGCTGAGCGGTTGTGACAAGATAATGGAAAGATGCTTGTTATCCTGCTATGAAGACGACGATGTTTCAGGAGAAGAACCCGGATTCGCTGCGGATTTGATCATATCGAATCCTCAAACATTTGCCCATATTCATTGCGCTGAAGCCTTGGGAATACCGTTGCATCTTTCGTTCAGTGAGTCTGAAATACATGAATAATGATAGAGTATCTGAGTTTATTATATCGATACCATGGTCGGCCACCGTCGCGTTTCCTCATCCATTAGTCAACATCAAGCAAAAGGAGAAAACTGATCCTGGAATGGCAAATTATTATTCCTATAGTCTCGTGGATACAATGAGCTGGCAAAGGCAAGCTAGTTCCAAGCACTATTGTCCTGTCTGCTAATCCTTGTCAGACTTGGCCGAATAATCAACAAGTTTCGCACCAAAAAACTAGGACTAGAATACCTGTCGCCTCAATCGGCCGTTGGAATAATCGAAAGAGCCTCAGTCCCTTGGACATACTGCATATCACCTACGGTCATCCCCAGACCTGCGGACTGGATGGCAAATATTGGTGAGACACATATGTTTCGGTCATCCATACGTTCAGGCCTAATATGGACGAAATCGCAGATATTTCAGGTTTCTGTTTTCCAAATATGACAAAGGGTTACGACCCACTGAGGGAATTGGTCGAGTTTATTGAATCTGGCGAACCGCCTATATATATTGGGTGCGCCATTTACCACTTGGTCTTGGATTGATTTGAACTTGCCTCTAGATTTGGTTCGATCGTCTTGGAGAACTCTGAAAACATGACTAGTGAGTCAATTCTATTAAACTGTTAGACTGTACCAACCACTTCTGTTTCCCAAGAGTC carries:
- a CDS encoding glycosyltransferase family 1 protein — translated: MNKLKLYRSREYKTHASATDPISGTALPLLRVVNGFVHGVVKIGSSRPDKGVAKMVTSTVGGVQTVLQGVTEGLTNVPKLYGSEVRETKPVTGFASGIVEGGKGFAYGLYDGITGLVNEPVRGFKEKGALGAAIGVGTGVLSFYMKPAAGFLQFFSMPMEGGVKDIRTLFTKGISQERIATRRAEGVLVVKQSSQEEQDSIIRAFAEHKDKTLRDRKGKGRLQ
- a CDS encoding Retrotransposon-derived protein PEG10, whose amino-acid sequence is MAGTRWRCPECHEMRAPKTYWRHQKYGCPSLRRRASKLRTAAEATLTRLRRLGLVARSPPPHCPLPHFNRRHPPNVPPPPAFCELLQSPALPVVDHAMGEPGFDPNFRFVTPGAGPGPSSREQSPRFAPYNPAEEEEEEEEEDPLAALPWMHGIAPHDYYELIVQEELLRKGGLRLPDYHRLTVQAFNYKVDTDISGRAYSKLPRAFPDHLANLPMEPKLQRQIDKISAFGARAIHCCINSCIAYTGVYQRLELCPWCGEARYTAHRKNPVRRVPRQTFHYLPLIPRLINLFRSPPMAELLQYRSRRRPKPNTLSDIFDGRYYLQLLQEFVYLGGTRLGHRFFSSNTNMALGLSTDGVGPFKTRKQQCWPLIIINYNLPPSIRTRLENILCLGVIPGPRTPKELDTFLEPFIDELEELARGVPAFNAANRHPFVLRAYLIAAFGDMPAVAKMMEMKGPNGKLPCQACKIHGGQFNARHYFPHAVFTIPSTRSGVPHPYSRPTSRSSRCSVAANSQPPTRKSSPTPRNLPGMEPEPSIGTLLEAIQALSTQVGSLQDQVKSQGEQITQLTALCKETNDLVGDKDQGGAQTKPGPSTGPTTPPTHTGGEAHTPATIRPGLKAPFRPSRGTGFDSEDKEEPRHPKKEPQGTPKRHLGSLTPFDAGSSVKRPKMDLPDPYKGDTRGRKATQWLDRMMLWVALHRDQFDEEEQMVVWILYHMTDKAADWALPIIGAIIKGEGNPPTTIQALTAKFKEAFADPDAKRAAARKIAALSQTTTTSEYVTEFRNLMAELDWNKEAYIAQFTRGLHWKVKELLSTKDSIPDELEAIFAASIKIDNICRENEENRPKKAPAKSPATVATTSTTTTQRVRLSEDPNYVTPEERDRRRASGLCMKCGQKGHGIKQCPNGWKATVKEVAKVAEDVELGKE